In Pseudomonas asiatica, the following are encoded in one genomic region:
- a CDS encoding MerR family transcriptional regulator: MPSEILLPIGELARRTGVNPVTLRAWERRYGLLKPQRTAKGHRLYPLEQVERVEAILAWLQRGASVGQVRELLDKPASTPPKGDWQARQFQLIEAIATLSQRALDQQLNQAMALYPAVTLCEQLLLPLLDLLDLRWRNYFNARLEQVFFHSWLRSKLGARVYHDNQLLHGPAILLAEDSEHTFSPGLWLCAWLFTSNGLPVEVLEHTIAGAHLQRAATMLKPRAVLLHLGPRIDDKALHRTLSNLPVPTLAGGPTLALHETRLRALGLPNLALFDTPQAALRLLQAHDRQPGEMTAPCT, encoded by the coding sequence ATGCCGTCTGAGATCCTGTTGCCCATCGGCGAACTGGCTCGCCGCACGGGCGTCAATCCCGTCACCCTGCGAGCCTGGGAGCGCCGCTACGGCCTGCTCAAGCCCCAACGTACCGCCAAGGGCCATCGCCTGTATCCGCTGGAGCAGGTCGAACGAGTAGAAGCGATCCTTGCCTGGCTGCAGCGCGGCGCCTCCGTCGGCCAGGTACGAGAGCTGCTCGACAAACCGGCCAGCACGCCGCCGAAAGGCGACTGGCAAGCCCGGCAGTTCCAACTGATCGAGGCCATCGCCACGCTGTCGCAGCGCGCCCTCGACCAGCAGCTCAACCAGGCGATGGCCCTGTACCCGGCCGTCACTCTGTGCGAGCAATTGCTGTTGCCGCTGCTCGACCTCCTCGACCTGCGCTGGCGCAATTACTTCAACGCACGGCTGGAACAGGTGTTTTTCCACAGCTGGCTGCGCAGCAAGCTGGGCGCCAGGGTCTACCACGACAACCAGTTGCTGCATGGGCCTGCCATCTTGCTGGCCGAAGACAGCGAACACACTTTCAGCCCCGGTTTGTGGTTGTGCGCCTGGCTGTTCACCAGCAACGGCCTGCCGGTCGAAGTGCTGGAGCACACCATTGCTGGCGCGCACCTGCAACGCGCAGCCACCATGCTCAAGCCACGCGCCGTGCTCCTGCACCTGGGGCCACGTATCGATGACAAGGCGTTGCACCGTACCCTGTCCAACCTGCCCGTGCCGACCCTGGCTGGCGGGCCGACGCTGGCGCTGCATGAAACCCGGCTGCGCGCCCTGGGGCTGCCCAATCTTGCTCTGTTCGATACCCCGCAGGCGGCATTGCGTTTGCTGCAAGCCCATGACCGCCAGCCTGGAGAGATGACCGCACCATGCACCTGA